Proteins from a genomic interval of Rattus norvegicus strain BN/NHsdMcwi chromosome 2, GRCr8, whole genome shotgun sequence:
- the Odf2l gene encoding protein BCAP isoform X1: MEKPTSDGSHSEGLLSYLLQERGPDLLCAPEKHRSRASQAAQAVPRLSGYLPQPSVLRDYRFKGDVSSTKTELEAALREAELASCSVELLLPLLKNTVEGIGLEHANLSASNLKKIFEQKDILSKELDTFNRVKLALEHLIKQTDYEQTGPRPPCLLKDLSDSDSENRDLKKKVLEKETYIQELSCLFHNEKESALKANRFSQSVKVVHDRLQLQIQKREVENERLKEHIQSLETQIAKWNLQVKMNKQEAVAVKEASRQKAEALKKASKVYRQRLRHFTGDIEQLTSQIRDQEAKLSEAVSASNDWKSRYEKIAIEKTELEVQIETMKKQISHLLEDLRKMETHGKNSCEEILRKLHSLEDENEALNIENVKLKSTLDALKDEVASVENELVELQEVEKRQKALVEGYRTQVQKLEEAAAMVKSRCKNLLHENKLIINKKNTKLEKMRGQVETHLEQVEQARNSITSAEQRLQECQENLQRCKEKCAEQALTIRELQGQVDGNYSLLTKLSLEEENHLIQLKCENLKEKLEQMDAENKELERKLADQEEFLKHSDLELREKAAECTALSRQLEAALEEGRQKVSEEVEKMSSRERALQMKISDLETELRKKNEEQNQLVGNMSTKAQHQDICLKEIQHSLEKSETQNESIKNYLQFLQISYVTMFR, from the exons ATGGAGAAGCCTACTAGTGATGGAAGTCATTCAGAGGGCCTGTTGTCCTACCTCTTACAGGAGAGAGGACCTGACCTACTATGTGCCCCTGAGAAGCACCGCAGCAG ggcctcacaaGCAGCGCAGGCTGTTCCCAGACTCTCAGGCtacttgcctcagccttctgtgCTCCGTGATTACAG GTTCAAGGGAGACGTCTCAAGTACCAAGACGGAGTTGGAAGCAGCGCTTAGGGAAGCTGAATTGGCATCCTGCTCAGTAGAGTTACTTTTGCCATTGCTTAAGAACACTGTGGAAGGAATTGGTTTAGAACAT GCTAATCTTTCTGCATCCAATTTGAAGAAGATTTTTGAACAGAAGGACATATTATCAAAAGAATTAGACACTTTTAACCGTGTGAAATTAGCCTTAGAACATCTTATTAAACAGACAGACTATGAACAA ACAGGACCCCGTCCACCCTGCTTGTTGAAGGATctcagtgacagtgacagtgagaACAGA GACCTTAAGAAGAAAGTACTTGAAAAGGAGACCTATATCCAAGAACTTTCATGTCTGTTTCATAATGAAAAG GAAAGTGCTTTGAAAGCAAACCGGTTTTCTCAGTCTGTCAAGGTAGTACACGATCGCCTACAGCTCCAAATTCAGAAGAGGGAGGTGGAGAATGAAAggttaaaagaacacatacag AGCTTGGAAACCCAAATAGCCAAGTGGAACTTGCAGGTAAAAATGAATAAGCAAGAGGCTGTGGCCGTCAAAGAAGCCAGCAGGCAGAAGGCTGAAGCTCTGAAGAAAGCGTCCAAAGTGTACAGACAGAGGCTGAGACACTTTACAGGGGACATCGAGCAGCTCACGTCCCAAATCAGAGATCAg GAAGCCAAGTTGTCTGAAGCAGTCTCAGCTTCCAATGACTGGAAAAGTCGTTATGAGAAAATCGCAATAGAAAAAACTGAACTGGAAGTTCAGATCGAAACAATGAAGAA GCAAATCTCTCATCTTCTGGAAGACTTGAGGAAAATGGAAACTCATGGGAAAAATTCATGTGAAGAAATTCTTAGAAAACTTCACTCACTGGAAGATGAAAATGAAGCCTTAAATATTGAGAATGTGAAATTaaag AGTACACTTGATGCCTTGAAGGATGAAGttgcttctgttgaaaatgaacttgtagaacttcaagaagtagaaaaacgacagaaagccctcGTTGAAGGAtacagaactcag gtACAAAAGTTGGAAGAAGCAGCCGCAATGGTGAAAAGCAGATGTAAAAATTTACTCCATGAAAATaaactaataataaataaaaaaaacacaaagctaGAGAAG ATGAGAGGCCAGGTGGAGACTCATCTGGAGCAGGTAGAGCAAGCCCGCAACTCCATCACCTCAGCCGAACAGAGACTCCAGGAGTGTCAGGAGAATCTGCAGCGCTGCAAAGAGAAGTGTGCAGAGCAGGCGCTCACCATTAGGGAGCTTCAGGGCCAG GTTGATGGAAACTATAGCCTTCTGACCAAGCTTTCTCTTGAGGAGGAAAATCATCTGATTCAGTTAAAGTGTGAGAACCTTAAAGA AAAATTAGAACAGATGGATGCGGAGAATAAAGAGCTTGAGAGGAAGCTGGCCGACCAAGAGGAGTTTCTCAAGCACAGTGACCTGGAGCTGAGAGAGAAGGCTGCAGAATGCACAGCACTGTCCAGGCAACTGGAAGCTGCCCTGGAAGAAGGGAGACAAAAG GTTTCTGAAGAAGTAGAGAAAATGTCGTCTAGAGAGAGGgctttacaaatgaaaatatcagaTCTGGAAACCGagcttagaaagaaaaatgaagaacaaaACCAACTTGTTGGCAACATGAGCACT AAAGCCCAGCATCAGGATATATGCTTGAAGGAAATACAGCACAGCCTTGAGAAGTCGGAGACTCAAAATGAGAGCATTAAGAATTACTTGCAGTTTCTTCAAATTTCCTACGTAACAATGTTTAGATAA
- the Odf2l gene encoding protein BCAP isoform X10: protein MEKPTSDGSHSEGLLSYLLQERGPDLLCAPEKHRSRASQAAQAVPRLSGYLPQPSVLRDYRFKGDVSSTKTELEAALREAELASCSVELLLPLLKNTVEGIGLEHANLSASNLKKIFEQKDILSKELDTFNRVKLALEHLIKQTDYEQTGPRPPCLLKDLSDSDSENRDLKKKVLEKETYIQELSCLFHNEKESALKANRFSQSVKVVHDRLQLQIQKREVENERLKEHIQSLETQIAKWNLQVKMNKQEAVAVKEASRQKAEALKKASKVYRQRLRHFTGDIEQLTSQIRDQEAKLSEAVSASNDWKSRYEKIAIEKTELEVQIETMKKQISHLLEDLRKMETHGKNSCEEILRKLHSLEDENEALNIENVKLKSTLDALKDEVASVENELVELQEVEKRQKALVEGYRTQVQKLEEAAAMVKSRCKNLLHENKLIINKKNTKLEKMRGQVETHLEQVEQARNSITSAEQRLQECQENLQRCKEKCAEQALTIRELQGQVSHRVESWKMC, encoded by the exons ATGGAGAAGCCTACTAGTGATGGAAGTCATTCAGAGGGCCTGTTGTCCTACCTCTTACAGGAGAGAGGACCTGACCTACTATGTGCCCCTGAGAAGCACCGCAGCAG ggcctcacaaGCAGCGCAGGCTGTTCCCAGACTCTCAGGCtacttgcctcagccttctgtgCTCCGTGATTACAG GTTCAAGGGAGACGTCTCAAGTACCAAGACGGAGTTGGAAGCAGCGCTTAGGGAAGCTGAATTGGCATCCTGCTCAGTAGAGTTACTTTTGCCATTGCTTAAGAACACTGTGGAAGGAATTGGTTTAGAACAT GCTAATCTTTCTGCATCCAATTTGAAGAAGATTTTTGAACAGAAGGACATATTATCAAAAGAATTAGACACTTTTAACCGTGTGAAATTAGCCTTAGAACATCTTATTAAACAGACAGACTATGAACAA ACAGGACCCCGTCCACCCTGCTTGTTGAAGGATctcagtgacagtgacagtgagaACAGA GACCTTAAGAAGAAAGTACTTGAAAAGGAGACCTATATCCAAGAACTTTCATGTCTGTTTCATAATGAAAAG GAAAGTGCTTTGAAAGCAAACCGGTTTTCTCAGTCTGTCAAGGTAGTACACGATCGCCTACAGCTCCAAATTCAGAAGAGGGAGGTGGAGAATGAAAggttaaaagaacacatacag AGCTTGGAAACCCAAATAGCCAAGTGGAACTTGCAGGTAAAAATGAATAAGCAAGAGGCTGTGGCCGTCAAAGAAGCCAGCAGGCAGAAGGCTGAAGCTCTGAAGAAAGCGTCCAAAGTGTACAGACAGAGGCTGAGACACTTTACAGGGGACATCGAGCAGCTCACGTCCCAAATCAGAGATCAg GAAGCCAAGTTGTCTGAAGCAGTCTCAGCTTCCAATGACTGGAAAAGTCGTTATGAGAAAATCGCAATAGAAAAAACTGAACTGGAAGTTCAGATCGAAACAATGAAGAA GCAAATCTCTCATCTTCTGGAAGACTTGAGGAAAATGGAAACTCATGGGAAAAATTCATGTGAAGAAATTCTTAGAAAACTTCACTCACTGGAAGATGAAAATGAAGCCTTAAATATTGAGAATGTGAAATTaaag AGTACACTTGATGCCTTGAAGGATGAAGttgcttctgttgaaaatgaacttgtagaacttcaagaagtagaaaaacgacagaaagccctcGTTGAAGGAtacagaactcag gtACAAAAGTTGGAAGAAGCAGCCGCAATGGTGAAAAGCAGATGTAAAAATTTACTCCATGAAAATaaactaataataaataaaaaaaacacaaagctaGAGAAG ATGAGAGGCCAGGTGGAGACTCATCTGGAGCAGGTAGAGCAAGCCCGCAACTCCATCACCTCAGCCGAACAGAGACTCCAGGAGTGTCAGGAGAATCTGCAGCGCTGCAAAGAGAAGTGTGCAGAGCAGGCGCTCACCATTAGGGAGCTTCAGGGCCAGGTGTCCCATCGCGTCGAGTCTTGGAAGATGTGTTAA
- the Odf2l gene encoding protein BCAP isoform X6, giving the protein MEKPTSDGSHSEGLLSYLLQERGPDLLCAPEKHRSRFKGDVSSTKTELEAALREAELASCSVELLLPLLKNTVEGIGLEHTGPRPPCLLKDLSDSDSENRDLKKKVLEKETYIQELSCLFHNEKESALKANRFSQSVKVVHDRLQLQIQKREVENERLKEHIQSLETQIAKWNLQVKMNKQEAVAVKEASRQKAEALKKASKVYRQRLRHFTGDIEQLTSQIRDQEAKLSEAVSASNDWKSRYEKIAIEKTELEVQIETMKKQISHLLEDLRKMETHGKNSCEEILRKLHSLEDENEALNIENVKLKSTLDALKDEVASVENELVELQEVEKRQKALVEGYRTQVQKLEEAAAMVKSRCKNLLHENKLIINKKNTKLEKMRGQVETHLEQVEQARNSITSAEQRLQECQENLQRCKEKCAEQALTIRELQGQVDGNYSLLTKLSLEEENHLIQLKCENLKEKLEQMDAENKELERKLADQEEFLKHSDLELREKAAECTALSRQLEAALEEGRQKVSEEVEKMSSRERALQMKISDLETELRKKNEEQNQLVGNMSTKAQHQDICLKEIQHSLEKSETQNESIKNYLQFLQISYVTMFR; this is encoded by the exons ATGGAGAAGCCTACTAGTGATGGAAGTCATTCAGAGGGCCTGTTGTCCTACCTCTTACAGGAGAGAGGACCTGACCTACTATGTGCCCCTGAGAAGCACCGCAGCAG GTTCAAGGGAGACGTCTCAAGTACCAAGACGGAGTTGGAAGCAGCGCTTAGGGAAGCTGAATTGGCATCCTGCTCAGTAGAGTTACTTTTGCCATTGCTTAAGAACACTGTGGAAGGAATTGGTTTAGAACAT ACAGGACCCCGTCCACCCTGCTTGTTGAAGGATctcagtgacagtgacagtgagaACAGA GACCTTAAGAAGAAAGTACTTGAAAAGGAGACCTATATCCAAGAACTTTCATGTCTGTTTCATAATGAAAAG GAAAGTGCTTTGAAAGCAAACCGGTTTTCTCAGTCTGTCAAGGTAGTACACGATCGCCTACAGCTCCAAATTCAGAAGAGGGAGGTGGAGAATGAAAggttaaaagaacacatacag AGCTTGGAAACCCAAATAGCCAAGTGGAACTTGCAGGTAAAAATGAATAAGCAAGAGGCTGTGGCCGTCAAAGAAGCCAGCAGGCAGAAGGCTGAAGCTCTGAAGAAAGCGTCCAAAGTGTACAGACAGAGGCTGAGACACTTTACAGGGGACATCGAGCAGCTCACGTCCCAAATCAGAGATCAg GAAGCCAAGTTGTCTGAAGCAGTCTCAGCTTCCAATGACTGGAAAAGTCGTTATGAGAAAATCGCAATAGAAAAAACTGAACTGGAAGTTCAGATCGAAACAATGAAGAA GCAAATCTCTCATCTTCTGGAAGACTTGAGGAAAATGGAAACTCATGGGAAAAATTCATGTGAAGAAATTCTTAGAAAACTTCACTCACTGGAAGATGAAAATGAAGCCTTAAATATTGAGAATGTGAAATTaaag AGTACACTTGATGCCTTGAAGGATGAAGttgcttctgttgaaaatgaacttgtagaacttcaagaagtagaaaaacgacagaaagccctcGTTGAAGGAtacagaactcag gtACAAAAGTTGGAAGAAGCAGCCGCAATGGTGAAAAGCAGATGTAAAAATTTACTCCATGAAAATaaactaataataaataaaaaaaacacaaagctaGAGAAG ATGAGAGGCCAGGTGGAGACTCATCTGGAGCAGGTAGAGCAAGCCCGCAACTCCATCACCTCAGCCGAACAGAGACTCCAGGAGTGTCAGGAGAATCTGCAGCGCTGCAAAGAGAAGTGTGCAGAGCAGGCGCTCACCATTAGGGAGCTTCAGGGCCAG GTTGATGGAAACTATAGCCTTCTGACCAAGCTTTCTCTTGAGGAGGAAAATCATCTGATTCAGTTAAAGTGTGAGAACCTTAAAGA AAAATTAGAACAGATGGATGCGGAGAATAAAGAGCTTGAGAGGAAGCTGGCCGACCAAGAGGAGTTTCTCAAGCACAGTGACCTGGAGCTGAGAGAGAAGGCTGCAGAATGCACAGCACTGTCCAGGCAACTGGAAGCTGCCCTGGAAGAAGGGAGACAAAAG GTTTCTGAAGAAGTAGAGAAAATGTCGTCTAGAGAGAGGgctttacaaatgaaaatatcagaTCTGGAAACCGagcttagaaagaaaaatgaagaacaaaACCAACTTGTTGGCAACATGAGCACT AAAGCCCAGCATCAGGATATATGCTTGAAGGAAATACAGCACAGCCTTGAGAAGTCGGAGACTCAAAATGAGAGCATTAAGAATTACTTGCAGTTTCTTCAAATTTCCTACGTAACAATGTTTAGATAA
- the Odf2l gene encoding protein BCAP isoform X5 has product MEKPTSDGSHSEGLLSYLLQERGPDLLCAPEKHRSRASQAAQAVPRLSGYLPQPSVLRDYRFKGDVSSTKTELEAALREAELASCSVELLLPLLKNTVEGIGLEHANLSASNLKKIFEQKDILSKELDTFNRVKLALEHLIKQTDYEQTGPRPPCLLKDLSDSDSENRDLKKKVLEKETYIQELSCLFHNEKESALKANRFSQSVKVVHDRLQLQIQKREVENERLKEHIQSLETQIAKWNLQVKMNKQEAVAVKEASRQKAEALKKASKVYRQRLRHFTGDIEQLTSQIRDQEAKLSEAVSASNDWKSRYEKIAIEKTELEVQIETMKKQISHLLEDLRKMETHGKNSCEEILRKLHSLEDENEALNIENVKLKSTLDALKDEVASVENELVELQEVEKRQKALVEGYRTQVQKLEEAAAMVKSRCKNLLHENKLIINKKNTKLEKVDGNYSLLTKLSLEEENHLIQLKCENLKEKLEQMDAENKELERKLADQEEFLKHSDLELREKAAECTALSRQLEAALEEGRQKVSEEVEKMSSRERALQMKISDLETELRKKNEEQNQLVGNMSTKAQHQDICLKEIQHSLEKSETQNESIKNYLQFLQISYVTMFR; this is encoded by the exons ATGGAGAAGCCTACTAGTGATGGAAGTCATTCAGAGGGCCTGTTGTCCTACCTCTTACAGGAGAGAGGACCTGACCTACTATGTGCCCCTGAGAAGCACCGCAGCAG ggcctcacaaGCAGCGCAGGCTGTTCCCAGACTCTCAGGCtacttgcctcagccttctgtgCTCCGTGATTACAG GTTCAAGGGAGACGTCTCAAGTACCAAGACGGAGTTGGAAGCAGCGCTTAGGGAAGCTGAATTGGCATCCTGCTCAGTAGAGTTACTTTTGCCATTGCTTAAGAACACTGTGGAAGGAATTGGTTTAGAACAT GCTAATCTTTCTGCATCCAATTTGAAGAAGATTTTTGAACAGAAGGACATATTATCAAAAGAATTAGACACTTTTAACCGTGTGAAATTAGCCTTAGAACATCTTATTAAACAGACAGACTATGAACAA ACAGGACCCCGTCCACCCTGCTTGTTGAAGGATctcagtgacagtgacagtgagaACAGA GACCTTAAGAAGAAAGTACTTGAAAAGGAGACCTATATCCAAGAACTTTCATGTCTGTTTCATAATGAAAAG GAAAGTGCTTTGAAAGCAAACCGGTTTTCTCAGTCTGTCAAGGTAGTACACGATCGCCTACAGCTCCAAATTCAGAAGAGGGAGGTGGAGAATGAAAggttaaaagaacacatacag AGCTTGGAAACCCAAATAGCCAAGTGGAACTTGCAGGTAAAAATGAATAAGCAAGAGGCTGTGGCCGTCAAAGAAGCCAGCAGGCAGAAGGCTGAAGCTCTGAAGAAAGCGTCCAAAGTGTACAGACAGAGGCTGAGACACTTTACAGGGGACATCGAGCAGCTCACGTCCCAAATCAGAGATCAg GAAGCCAAGTTGTCTGAAGCAGTCTCAGCTTCCAATGACTGGAAAAGTCGTTATGAGAAAATCGCAATAGAAAAAACTGAACTGGAAGTTCAGATCGAAACAATGAAGAA GCAAATCTCTCATCTTCTGGAAGACTTGAGGAAAATGGAAACTCATGGGAAAAATTCATGTGAAGAAATTCTTAGAAAACTTCACTCACTGGAAGATGAAAATGAAGCCTTAAATATTGAGAATGTGAAATTaaag AGTACACTTGATGCCTTGAAGGATGAAGttgcttctgttgaaaatgaacttgtagaacttcaagaagtagaaaaacgacagaaagccctcGTTGAAGGAtacagaactcag gtACAAAAGTTGGAAGAAGCAGCCGCAATGGTGAAAAGCAGATGTAAAAATTTACTCCATGAAAATaaactaataataaataaaaaaaacacaaagctaGAGAAG GTTGATGGAAACTATAGCCTTCTGACCAAGCTTTCTCTTGAGGAGGAAAATCATCTGATTCAGTTAAAGTGTGAGAACCTTAAAGA AAAATTAGAACAGATGGATGCGGAGAATAAAGAGCTTGAGAGGAAGCTGGCCGACCAAGAGGAGTTTCTCAAGCACAGTGACCTGGAGCTGAGAGAGAAGGCTGCAGAATGCACAGCACTGTCCAGGCAACTGGAAGCTGCCCTGGAAGAAGGGAGACAAAAG GTTTCTGAAGAAGTAGAGAAAATGTCGTCTAGAGAGAGGgctttacaaatgaaaatatcagaTCTGGAAACCGagcttagaaagaaaaatgaagaacaaaACCAACTTGTTGGCAACATGAGCACT AAAGCCCAGCATCAGGATATATGCTTGAAGGAAATACAGCACAGCCTTGAGAAGTCGGAGACTCAAAATGAGAGCATTAAGAATTACTTGCAGTTTCTTCAAATTTCCTACGTAACAATGTTTAGATAA
- the Odf2l gene encoding protein BCAP gives MEKPTSDGSHSEGLLSYLLQERGPDLLCAPEKHRSRFKGDVSSTKTELEAALREAELASCSVELLLPLLKNTVEGIGLEHANLSASNLKKIFEQKDILSKELDTFNRVKLALEHLIKQTDYEQTGPRPPCLLKDLSDSDSENRDLKKKVLEKETYIQELSCLFHNEKESALKANRFSQSVKVVHDRLQLQIQKREVENERLKEHIQSLETQIAKWNLQVKMNKQEAVAVKEASRQKAEALKKASKVYRQRLRHFTGDIEQLTSQIRDQEAKLSEAVSASNDWKSRYEKIAIEKTELEVQIETMKKQISHLLEDLRKMETHGKNSCEEILRKLHSLEDENEALNIENVKLKSTLDALKDEVASVENELVELQEVEKRQKALVEGYRTQVQKLEEAAAMVKSRCKNLLHENKLIINKKNTKLEKVDGNYSLLTKLSLEEENHLIQLKCENLKEKLEQMDAENKELERKLADQEEFLKHSDLELREKAAECTALSRQLEAALEEGRQKVSEEVEKMSSRERALQMKISDLETELRKKNEEQNQLVGNMSTKAQHQDICLKEIQHSLEKSETQNESIKNYLQFLQISYVTMFR, from the exons ATGGAGAAGCCTACTAGTGATGGAAGTCATTCAGAGGGCCTGTTGTCCTACCTCTTACAGGAGAGAGGACCTGACCTACTATGTGCCCCTGAGAAGCACCGCAGCAG GTTCAAGGGAGACGTCTCAAGTACCAAGACGGAGTTGGAAGCAGCGCTTAGGGAAGCTGAATTGGCATCCTGCTCAGTAGAGTTACTTTTGCCATTGCTTAAGAACACTGTGGAAGGAATTGGTTTAGAACAT GCTAATCTTTCTGCATCCAATTTGAAGAAGATTTTTGAACAGAAGGACATATTATCAAAAGAATTAGACACTTTTAACCGTGTGAAATTAGCCTTAGAACATCTTATTAAACAGACAGACTATGAACAA ACAGGACCCCGTCCACCCTGCTTGTTGAAGGATctcagtgacagtgacagtgagaACAGA GACCTTAAGAAGAAAGTACTTGAAAAGGAGACCTATATCCAAGAACTTTCATGTCTGTTTCATAATGAAAAG GAAAGTGCTTTGAAAGCAAACCGGTTTTCTCAGTCTGTCAAGGTAGTACACGATCGCCTACAGCTCCAAATTCAGAAGAGGGAGGTGGAGAATGAAAggttaaaagaacacatacag AGCTTGGAAACCCAAATAGCCAAGTGGAACTTGCAGGTAAAAATGAATAAGCAAGAGGCTGTGGCCGTCAAAGAAGCCAGCAGGCAGAAGGCTGAAGCTCTGAAGAAAGCGTCCAAAGTGTACAGACAGAGGCTGAGACACTTTACAGGGGACATCGAGCAGCTCACGTCCCAAATCAGAGATCAg GAAGCCAAGTTGTCTGAAGCAGTCTCAGCTTCCAATGACTGGAAAAGTCGTTATGAGAAAATCGCAATAGAAAAAACTGAACTGGAAGTTCAGATCGAAACAATGAAGAA GCAAATCTCTCATCTTCTGGAAGACTTGAGGAAAATGGAAACTCATGGGAAAAATTCATGTGAAGAAATTCTTAGAAAACTTCACTCACTGGAAGATGAAAATGAAGCCTTAAATATTGAGAATGTGAAATTaaag AGTACACTTGATGCCTTGAAGGATGAAGttgcttctgttgaaaatgaacttgtagaacttcaagaagtagaaaaacgacagaaagccctcGTTGAAGGAtacagaactcag gtACAAAAGTTGGAAGAAGCAGCCGCAATGGTGAAAAGCAGATGTAAAAATTTACTCCATGAAAATaaactaataataaataaaaaaaacacaaagctaGAGAAG GTTGATGGAAACTATAGCCTTCTGACCAAGCTTTCTCTTGAGGAGGAAAATCATCTGATTCAGTTAAAGTGTGAGAACCTTAAAGA AAAATTAGAACAGATGGATGCGGAGAATAAAGAGCTTGAGAGGAAGCTGGCCGACCAAGAGGAGTTTCTCAAGCACAGTGACCTGGAGCTGAGAGAGAAGGCTGCAGAATGCACAGCACTGTCCAGGCAACTGGAAGCTGCCCTGGAAGAAGGGAGACAAAAG GTTTCTGAAGAAGTAGAGAAAATGTCGTCTAGAGAGAGGgctttacaaatgaaaatatcagaTCTGGAAACCGagcttagaaagaaaaatgaagaacaaaACCAACTTGTTGGCAACATGAGCACT AAAGCCCAGCATCAGGATATATGCTTGAAGGAAATACAGCACAGCCTTGAGAAGTCGGAGACTCAAAATGAGAGCATTAAGAATTACTTGCAGTTTCTTCAAATTTCCTACGTAACAATGTTTAGATAA
- the Odf2l gene encoding protein BCAP isoform X4, producing the protein MEKPTSDGSHSEGLLSYLLQERGPDLLCAPEKHRSRASQAAQAVPRLSGYLPQPSVLRDYRFKGDVSSTKTELEAALREAELASCSVELLLPLLKNTVEGIGLEHTGPRPPCLLKDLSDSDSENRDLKKKVLEKETYIQELSCLFHNEKESALKANRFSQSVKVVHDRLQLQIQKREVENERLKEHIQSLETQIAKWNLQVKMNKQEAVAVKEASRQKAEALKKASKVYRQRLRHFTGDIEQLTSQIRDQEAKLSEAVSASNDWKSRYEKIAIEKTELEVQIETMKKQISHLLEDLRKMETHGKNSCEEILRKLHSLEDENEALNIENVKLKSTLDALKDEVASVENELVELQEVEKRQKALVEGYRTQVQKLEEAAAMVKSRCKNLLHENKLIINKKNTKLEKMRGQVETHLEQVEQARNSITSAEQRLQECQENLQRCKEKCAEQALTIRELQGQVDGNYSLLTKLSLEEENHLIQLKCENLKEKLEQMDAENKELERKLADQEEFLKHSDLELREKAAECTALSRQLEAALEEGRQKVSEEVEKMSSRERALQMKISDLETELRKKNEEQNQLVGNMSTKAQHQDICLKEIQHSLEKSETQNESIKNYLQFLQISYVTMFR; encoded by the exons ATGGAGAAGCCTACTAGTGATGGAAGTCATTCAGAGGGCCTGTTGTCCTACCTCTTACAGGAGAGAGGACCTGACCTACTATGTGCCCCTGAGAAGCACCGCAGCAG ggcctcacaaGCAGCGCAGGCTGTTCCCAGACTCTCAGGCtacttgcctcagccttctgtgCTCCGTGATTACAG GTTCAAGGGAGACGTCTCAAGTACCAAGACGGAGTTGGAAGCAGCGCTTAGGGAAGCTGAATTGGCATCCTGCTCAGTAGAGTTACTTTTGCCATTGCTTAAGAACACTGTGGAAGGAATTGGTTTAGAACAT ACAGGACCCCGTCCACCCTGCTTGTTGAAGGATctcagtgacagtgacagtgagaACAGA GACCTTAAGAAGAAAGTACTTGAAAAGGAGACCTATATCCAAGAACTTTCATGTCTGTTTCATAATGAAAAG GAAAGTGCTTTGAAAGCAAACCGGTTTTCTCAGTCTGTCAAGGTAGTACACGATCGCCTACAGCTCCAAATTCAGAAGAGGGAGGTGGAGAATGAAAggttaaaagaacacatacag AGCTTGGAAACCCAAATAGCCAAGTGGAACTTGCAGGTAAAAATGAATAAGCAAGAGGCTGTGGCCGTCAAAGAAGCCAGCAGGCAGAAGGCTGAAGCTCTGAAGAAAGCGTCCAAAGTGTACAGACAGAGGCTGAGACACTTTACAGGGGACATCGAGCAGCTCACGTCCCAAATCAGAGATCAg GAAGCCAAGTTGTCTGAAGCAGTCTCAGCTTCCAATGACTGGAAAAGTCGTTATGAGAAAATCGCAATAGAAAAAACTGAACTGGAAGTTCAGATCGAAACAATGAAGAA GCAAATCTCTCATCTTCTGGAAGACTTGAGGAAAATGGAAACTCATGGGAAAAATTCATGTGAAGAAATTCTTAGAAAACTTCACTCACTGGAAGATGAAAATGAAGCCTTAAATATTGAGAATGTGAAATTaaag AGTACACTTGATGCCTTGAAGGATGAAGttgcttctgttgaaaatgaacttgtagaacttcaagaagtagaaaaacgacagaaagccctcGTTGAAGGAtacagaactcag gtACAAAAGTTGGAAGAAGCAGCCGCAATGGTGAAAAGCAGATGTAAAAATTTACTCCATGAAAATaaactaataataaataaaaaaaacacaaagctaGAGAAG ATGAGAGGCCAGGTGGAGACTCATCTGGAGCAGGTAGAGCAAGCCCGCAACTCCATCACCTCAGCCGAACAGAGACTCCAGGAGTGTCAGGAGAATCTGCAGCGCTGCAAAGAGAAGTGTGCAGAGCAGGCGCTCACCATTAGGGAGCTTCAGGGCCAG GTTGATGGAAACTATAGCCTTCTGACCAAGCTTTCTCTTGAGGAGGAAAATCATCTGATTCAGTTAAAGTGTGAGAACCTTAAAGA AAAATTAGAACAGATGGATGCGGAGAATAAAGAGCTTGAGAGGAAGCTGGCCGACCAAGAGGAGTTTCTCAAGCACAGTGACCTGGAGCTGAGAGAGAAGGCTGCAGAATGCACAGCACTGTCCAGGCAACTGGAAGCTGCCCTGGAAGAAGGGAGACAAAAG GTTTCTGAAGAAGTAGAGAAAATGTCGTCTAGAGAGAGGgctttacaaatgaaaatatcagaTCTGGAAACCGagcttagaaagaaaaatgaagaacaaaACCAACTTGTTGGCAACATGAGCACT AAAGCCCAGCATCAGGATATATGCTTGAAGGAAATACAGCACAGCCTTGAGAAGTCGGAGACTCAAAATGAGAGCATTAAGAATTACTTGCAGTTTCTTCAAATTTCCTACGTAACAATGTTTAGATAA